The region TGCGCTGGCCCCTGCATGCCCTGGCGTCAGCCTTGATCTGGCCGAAACTGCGGCTGCAGCTCAGTGGTGGCCAGCTGGCTTATCCGATCAGCGGTGGTGGTGCCATTGCACCCCACATCGATGCGTTCTTCGAGGCGGTGGGCATCGAGCTGCTGGTGGGGTATGGCCTCACGGAGACCAGTCCGGTGGTGAGCTGCCGCAGGCCCTGGCGCAACATCCGCGGCAGTTCCGGCCTACCGATGCCGGACACGGAGTTTCGCATCGTTGATCAAGAATCCGGTGCAGCACTTGGTTTCCGGGAACGGGGCAGGGTTCTGGTGCGCGGCCCTCAGGTGATGGGGGGCTATCTGGGCAAACCGGAGGCGAGTGCCAAGGTGCTCAGCGCCGACGGCTGGTTCGACACCGGTGATTTGGGCATGCTGCTGCCCGATGGTTCGGTGGCGCTCACCGGTCGGGCCAAGGACACCATTGTGTTGAGCAGTGGCGAGAACATCGAACCGGGTCCCTTGGAGGAAGCCCTGGTGGCCAGTCCGCTGATCGAGCAGGTAATGCTGGTGGGTCAGGACGAACGTCAGCTCGGGGCGCTGCTCGTTCCTCGGGTGGAACCGATCCGGGCCTGGGCCAGAGAGCAGGGCCTGTCCGTGGCGGAGGACCTCGGCGGGCGACCTGGTGATTCAGCACTGCTGAACCTGCTGATGCGGGAGTGCAACCGTGTGCTGGGGTTGCGGCCTGGATCCCGCGGTGATGAGCGCCTGTGCGGTGTTGGTCTGGTGGAGCCGTTCAGCATCGAGAACGGTCTCCTGACCCAGACCCTGAAACAACGGCGCGATCGCATCAGCCGGCGTGATGCTGCTGTGATCGAGCGGATCTATGGCCGTTGAACCACGTTCGGTTCCCCGGTGATTGACCCAGGAGCAGAGCACTGAGACGCTGTCGGCATCTTCTTCAGCCCCATGTCTGACGGCACCATCCTCACGATCAAGCGTCCGATCACGGTGCGTGCTGTGGTGACGCCCACCTGGAAGGAAGAGGCTGAACGTGAGATCAGTAACGGCATTGCCAACGCTGATCAGCAGTTGGCACAGCTGGAGCAGGAAGGGCAGACCGTGGTGGACCAGGTGCGTCGTCAGAGCGCCAATCCCCTCGATCCTCGCGTGCAGGAGCAGGTGGCCAACATCCAGCAGCAGGTGGCAGGTAAGCGTTCGGAGCTGGAGGAGCAGAAGCGCAACCTGCTGCAGCAGCAGGCCCAGGTGCGTGAACTGGAGATGGATCAGATTGTGGAGCAGGGACAGCTGGAGAGCAGCTGCGAGATCAAGGTTGGCGACAACCTGGTCCAGAAAATGCAGGTTGCCATCGTCGTCAAGGACGGCGTGATCCAGTCGATCGAAGAGGCCTGAACTCGCGTGTCAGCTGACTCGTAAACTCCCCTGATCTGCCCTCTCGGAGACGGTTTTGGCGACCCACGACATCTTCATGCCTGCCCTCAGCTCCACCATGACTGAGGGCAAGATCGTGGAATGGCTTAAGCAACCGGGCGACAAGGTCGGTCGGGGCGAGTCGGTGCTTGTCGTCGAGTCCGACAAGGCCGACATGGACGTTGAGTCCTTCCAGGACGGCTATCTCGCTGCAGTGCTGATGCCGGCAGGCAGCACAGCGCCCGTGGGTGAAACGATCGGCTTGATCGTGGAGACCGAGGCAGAGATCGCTGATGCCAAGGCCAAGGCCCCCAGTGCTGCGCCCGCCGCCTCAGCCCCTGCCTCCACACCGGCACCCGCAGCTGTGCAGGCTCCGGCTCCGACACCAGCTCCCACTTCGGCCCCAGCGGCTCCGGCACCGGTGGCTGCCGCTGCAGCGCCAGTGGCGAACGGACGGGTGGTGGCCAGCCCTCGCGCCAAGAAGTTGGCCTCCCAGATGGGCGTGGACCTCAGCACCGTGCGCGGCAGCGGCCCCCACGGCCGCATTCAGGCTGAGGACGTGGAACAAGCCGGCGGTCAGCCCATCTCTGTGCCCCGGGTTGCCGAGGGCACCGCAGCTGCTGTTGCCGCCAGCGCAGCCCCGGCGGCGGCAGCCTCCAGTGCTCCGGCGGGCAACAGCTTCGGGCGTCCTGGAGACACCGTGGCCTTCAACACCCTTCAGGGTGCAGTGAACCGGAACATGGAGGCCAGCCTTGCTGTGCCGTGTTTCCGTGTCGGGTACACCATCACCACCGACAAGCTGGATGCGTTCTCTAAGCTGGTGAAACCCAAAGGCGTCACGATGACGGCGCTGCTGGCCAAGGCCGTCGCCGTCACCCTGGCTCGCCATCCCCAAGTGAATGCTGCCACTACTGCGGCAGGCATGACCTACCCCTCTGAAGTGAACGTGGCCATTGCTGTGGCCATGGAAGACGGCGGCTTGATCACTCCGGTGCTGCGCAACGCCGACCGCACGGATCTCTACGAGATGTCGCGCCAGTGGAAGGATCTGGTGAAGCGGTCCCGCAGCAAGCAGCTGCAGCCTGAGGAATACAGCACCGGAACCTTCACCCTCTCGAACCTGGGCATGTTCGGTGTGGACCGCTTCGATGCGATTCTTCCCCCCGGTACCGGAGCGATCCTGGCGGTGGCAGCCTCCCGCCCCACCGTGGTAGCGGGCAAGGATGGTTCCATCGCCGTGAAACGGCAGATGCAGGTGAACCTCACCGCTGATCATCGGGTGATTTACGGCGCTGATGGTGCCGCCTTCTTGAAGGATCTGGCGGAGTTGATCGAACATCGCCCCGAGAGCCTGGCGCTCTGATCGGGGTGTCCGATCCCAGGGACCTTCAGCTGAGCAGCTACGACTTTCGGCTTCCGCACGAGCGCATCGCCCAGGTACCAGCCGAGCCACGCCACAGTGCCCGTTTGTTGATGGTGCCCCCGGCGACGCAAGCCCTCGAGGCTGCCCGGCATGGGGTGGTCTGGGATCTGCTGGAGGAGTTGCAACCCGGCGACCTTCTGGTGGTGAACGACACCCGTGTGCTCAAGGCACGGTTGAAGGTGCGTCGCTCCGGTGGTGGGTTGTCGGAGCTGTTGGTGCTCGAGCCCCGCGGTGAGGGGCGTTGGCTCTGCCTGGCGCGGCCGGCGAAACGCATGCGGCCCGGCGACGTGCTGACGATTGATGGCACGTCCATCGGCCTGACGGTGTTGGCGGACGACGCAGCCAGTGGCGGGCGTTTGGTTCAGTTCCCGACGGACTGCCGTGATGCGGAGACGATCGAAACGCTGCTGAATCAGTGGGGCGAGGTTCCGCTCCCCCCTTACATCGACCGGCATGAACCCGACGATGTCGAGCGCTATCAGACTCGCTACGCCGATCGACCGGGAGCCGTTGCGGCTCCGACGGCGGGCCTGCATTTCAGCGATGAACTGCTAGCAGGCCTCCAGCGCAAAGGAGTCGAGCTGGCCAGGATCACCCTGCATGTGGGACTGGGCACCTTCCGTCCTTTGGAGACGGATGATCTGACCAAACTGGAGCTTCACAGTGAGTGGATCGAGGTGAGTGCGGCGGTGGTGGAGGCCATTCAGCGATGTCGCGGCCGTGTGATTGCCGTGGGTACCACCAGTGTGAGGGCCCTGGAGGGTGCGGCTCAACACAACGGTGGAGTGCTCCAACCCTTCACCGGGCCCGTCAACCTTGTGATTCAACCGGGCTATCGCTTTACGGTGGTACAAGGCCTGATCACCAACTTCCACCTCCCGAAAAGCTCGCTGTTGTTGTTGGTCAGTGCGCTTATCGGACGAGAAAAATTGTTGCGGTTGTATGCCGAGGCGGTTCGAGAGCAGTATCGATTTTTTTCTTACGGAGATGCGATGTGGATTGCGCCAGAAGCAGTGCTGCTGTCGGCTCAGTTGTCGCCGTAGATCGGGTCCAACCAAGAAATATCAAGAGGGTCAATATGGAGGAAGGCCGGCTGAATCATCAATTTTTTTTCTTTAACTGCAGTGTGAATCGATTCGCTTGATTCCATCAAAGATTTGGATGTGATAACGGCATGTTGGAGACAGGCATCGGCGTAGGAGTCGTCGTTATCGATGTCGATGCCGTGGTTGGTTAGTCCAAGCTTTATGTCGCTAACGAGCTCTGTTAATGAAGCTGAGAACATCTGTTCTTTGAGAAATGCTGCTTTTACTGCACCGCAACCTTGATGACTCATCACAAGGAGGACACGAACATTGAGATCAAGAACGGCGTACTCTATCGATCCAGCCGCTCCAAAAGTGTTTGTATTTCCTGCATTGCGGATCACAAAGAGATCTCCGAAACCTGCATCGAAGATCACTTCAACCGGAACTCTTGAATCAGAACATGCCAGTAAAGCGACTTGTGGGTGCTGCCCCCCCGCAAGTTCGTGACGACGTGCTTGAGTTGCATGGGGGTGGTGAGAACTATTGTTCAAGAAGCGACCAAAACCGCGTTTTAATTCTTCAATGATCTCAGTCGGATCACTTAATTTTTGATCTGAATTAGAATCTACGTAATCTGATTTGGTCATTAGGTTAACTTCGCTATCTATTTCAT is a window of Synechococcus sp. A15-24 DNA encoding:
- a CDS encoding carbonic anhydrase, yielding MTKSDYVDSNSDQKLSDPTEIIEELKRGFGRFLNNSSHHPHATQARRHELAGGQHPQVALLACSDSRVPVEVIFDAGFGDLFVIRNAGNTNTFGAAGSIEYAVLDLNVRVLLVMSHQGCGAVKAAFLKEQMFSASLTELVSDIKLGLTNHGIDIDNDDSYADACLQHAVITSKSLMESSESIHTAVKEKKLMIQPAFLHIDPLDISWLDPIYGDN
- the queA gene encoding tRNA preQ1(34) S-adenosylmethionine ribosyltransferase-isomerase QueA, producing the protein MSDPRDLQLSSYDFRLPHERIAQVPAEPRHSARLLMVPPATQALEAARHGVVWDLLEELQPGDLLVVNDTRVLKARLKVRRSGGGLSELLVLEPRGEGRWLCLARPAKRMRPGDVLTIDGTSIGLTVLADDAASGGRLVQFPTDCRDAETIETLLNQWGEVPLPPYIDRHEPDDVERYQTRYADRPGAVAAPTAGLHFSDELLAGLQRKGVELARITLHVGLGTFRPLETDDLTKLELHSEWIEVSAAVVEAIQRCRGRVIAVGTTSVRALEGAAQHNGGVLQPFTGPVNLVIQPGYRFTVVQGLITNFHLPKSSLLLLVSALIGREKLLRLYAEAVREQYRFFSYGDAMWIAPEAVLLSAQLSP
- a CDS encoding dihydrolipoamide acetyltransferase family protein, coding for MATHDIFMPALSSTMTEGKIVEWLKQPGDKVGRGESVLVVESDKADMDVESFQDGYLAAVLMPAGSTAPVGETIGLIVETEAEIADAKAKAPSAAPAASAPASTPAPAAVQAPAPTPAPTSAPAAPAPVAAAAAPVANGRVVASPRAKKLASQMGVDLSTVRGSGPHGRIQAEDVEQAGGQPISVPRVAEGTAAAVAASAAPAAAASSAPAGNSFGRPGDTVAFNTLQGAVNRNMEASLAVPCFRVGYTITTDKLDAFSKLVKPKGVTMTALLAKAVAVTLARHPQVNAATTAAGMTYPSEVNVAIAVAMEDGGLITPVLRNADRTDLYEMSRQWKDLVKRSRSKQLQPEEYSTGTFTLSNLGMFGVDRFDAILPPGTGAILAVAASRPTVVAGKDGSIAVKRQMQVNLTADHRVIYGADGAAFLKDLAELIEHRPESLAL
- a CDS encoding YlqD family protein, which encodes MSDGTILTIKRPITVRAVVTPTWKEEAEREISNGIANADQQLAQLEQEGQTVVDQVRRQSANPLDPRVQEQVANIQQQVAGKRSELEEQKRNLLQQQAQVRELEMDQIVEQGQLESSCEIKVGDNLVQKMQVAIVVKDGVIQSIEEA